From one Brachypodium distachyon strain Bd21 chromosome 4, Brachypodium_distachyon_v3.0, whole genome shotgun sequence genomic stretch:
- the LOC100841584 gene encoding cytochrome P450 71A1 has protein sequence MELGLVSYVSAALFIFSGAYLYYTTTRSSRRSPRRLPPSPPGYPVIGHLHLLTDMPHHALAELAKTMRAPLLALRLGSIPSIVISKPDLARAALTTNDAAMASRPHLLSGQFLSFGCSDVTFAPAGAYHRMARRVVVSELLSARRVATYGAVRGKELRRLLAHLTKNTAPGTPVDLSECFLNLANDVLCRVAFGRRFPHGKDDKLAAVLAEAQDLFAGFTIGDFFPQLEPVASTVTGLRRRLKNCLADLREVCDEIVEEHINGTHKRVPGDRDEDFVDVLLRVQKSPDLEVPLTDDNLKALVLDMFVAGTDTTFATLEWVMTELVRHPRILQKAQEEVRRVVGSKGHVDESDLGELHYMRAIIKETFRLHPAVPLLVPRETVAACKLGGFDIAPKTRVFINTFAMGRDPEIWESPLEYKPERFESAAGEIDLKDPDYKLLPFGGGRRGCPGYTFALATVQVSLASLLYHFEWALPEGVKAEDVSLEESFGLATRKKEPLFVAVRKSDVYQFKGEELNEV, from the coding sequence atggagctcggcctcgtctCCTACGTCTCCGCCGccctcttcatcttctccggcgcctACCTCTACTACACCACCACCCGGAGCAGCCGCCGTTCCCCGCGCCGGCTCCCCCCTTCCCCGCCAGGCTACCCCGTGATcggccacctccacctcctcacCGACATGCCGCACCACGCGCTCGCCGAGCTCGCCAAGACCATGCGCGCGCCGCTCCTGGCGCTCCGGCTGGGGAGCATCCCCTCCATCGTCATCTCCAAGCCCGACCTGGCCCGCGCGGCGCTCACCACCAACGACGCCGCCATGGCTTCCCGGCCCCACCTCCTCTCCGGCCAGTTCCTCTCCTTCGGCTGCTCCGACGTCACCTTCGCCCCGGCCGGCGCATACCACCGCATGGCCCGccgcgtcgtcgtctccgAGCTCCTCTCCGCCCGCCGCGTGGCCACCTACGGCGCCGTCCGCGGCAAGGAGCTCCGCCGCTTGCTGGCTCATCTCACCAAGAACACGGCCCCGGGGACGCCCGTGGATCTCAGCGAGTGCTTCCTCAACCTGGCCAACGACGTGCTCTGCCGCGTGGCCTTCGGGCGCCGGTTCCCCCACGGCAAAGACGACAAGCTCGCCGCCGTGCTGGCCGAGGCGCAGGATCTCTTCGCCGGGTTCACCATCGGGGACTTCTTCCCGCAGCTCGAGCCCGTGGCCAGCACAGTCACCGGGCTCCGGAGAAGGCTCAAGAACTGTCTCGCGGATCTCCGTGAAGTCTGCGACGAGATCGTCGAGGAGCACATCAACGGCACCCACAAGCGCGTCCCCGGAGACCGCGACGAGGACTTCGTGGACGTGCTCCTCCGTGTCCAGAAATCCCCCGACCTCGAGGTGCCGCTGACCGACGACAACCTCAAGGCGCTCGTCCTGGACATGTTCGTGGCCGGCACCGACACGACGTTCGCGACGCTCGAGTGGGTCATGACGGAGCTCGTCCGGCACCCGAGGATCCTGCAAAAGGCCCAGGAAGAAGTCCGGCGCGTGGTGGGCTCGAAGGGCCACGTCGACGAGTCCGATCTCGGCGAGCTCCACTACATGAGGGCAATCATCAAGGAGACGTTCCGGCTGCACCCGGCggtgccgctgctggtgcCGAGGGAGACGGTCGCCGCGTGCAAGCTCGGCGGCTTCGACATCGCGCCCAAGACACGGGTgttcatcaacaccttcgccatggGCCGGGACCCGGAGATCTGGGAGAGCCCGTTGGAGTATAAACCCGAGCGGTTCGAGAGCGCTGCCGGGGAGATTGATCTCAAGGATCCGGATTACAAGCTGCTGCCGTTCGGCGGGGGAAGGAGAGGGTGCCCCGGGTATACCTTCGCGCTTGCTACTGTTCAGGTGTCCTTGGCGAGCTTGCTGTACCATTTTGAGTGGGCGTTGCCGGAAGGCGTGAAGGCAGAGGATGTGAGCTTGGAGGAGAGCTTCGGGCTCGCCACCAGGAAGAAGGAGCCGCTCTTCGTCGCCGTCAGGAAGAGCGACGTGTACCAGTTCAAGGGCGAGGAGCTCAACGAGGTTTAA